Within the Lentisphaerota bacterium genome, the region CGATGGTGGTGAACGGGATGGCCAACAGCCGGATGAAGGATTTTTATGACCTTCATGTGCTGACGACACGGTTCCCGCAAAATACGAGTACGGTCTGTGAGGCGATGCGGAACACCTTCGCGCGTCGCGGGACGCGACTTCCCACCGGCGAAGAGGAATGTTTTTCGATCGCGTTTCAAACCAGCCCGCAGAAGCAGATTCAATGGGCCGCGTTTTTGCGGAAAAACAGGCTGACCGACGCTCCCGCATTGTTTCGGGATGTGGCCGAACCTGTCGGAAAGTACGTCCTTTCTTTGCGCCTGAATTCTGAGTCAAGCCCCCAAAACCCTTAACCACTCCTCGCCGCCATGCTCCCGACACTCGTAGACCGACAGCTTACGCAGGGGCTCAAGAGCCATCTGGAGAGCCAGTTCCCGCTGGCGACGCCGCACTTTGCCGGACTCTGGGACGCCTTTTTCAGCTCCGCCGAACCCGTCGTCAAGGGGCCGTACCTCCAGTTGCATCTGCCGTTTCGCAAGGCCGACCCCGCAGCACGCAGGCGTTTCGCGCCGGTTCTGGCGGATATCGGCTTCACGCCATATCTGCACCAGCAGCGCGCCTTCGACCGCCTCTGCGGCGCGGCGCCCCGTTCCACGATCATCGCGACGGGCACGGGCTCCGGCAAGACCGAGTGCTTCCTGCTGCCGGTGCTCGAACACTGCGCGGCGCACAAGCACGACCGCGGCATCCGCGCGATCTTCATCTACCCCATGAACGCGCTGGCCACGGACCAGGCCGAACGCATCGCCAAGGCAGTACACAAGCATCGCGGACTGGACGGCTTACGGGTCGGCCTCTACATCGGCGAGGATAGCGGCGAGGGATGGAAGTCAAACAAGCGTGAAAAGGAGATGGGGGCCGAGACCGTTATCACCGACCGCGCCGCGCTGCGCGAGCATCCGCCGCAGATCCTGCTGACCAACTACAAGATGCTCGACTACCTGCTGATCCGGCCCGAGGACGCCCCGCTGTGGCAGGACAACACGCAGGGCGAGCTGCGCTACTGCGTGGCGGACGAGCTGCACACCTACGACGGGGCGCAGGCGGCCGACCTCGCCTGCCTGCTGCGGCGCTTGAAGGACCGGATGCGGCTGGAGACGGGGCGCCTCTGCTGCGTCGGCACCTCCGCCACGCTGGGCGGGGGCGATTCCGCGCAGGAAATTCTGGACTATGCCGCCACCGTGTTCGGCGAGGCCTTTGACCCGGACGCGCTCATCGGCGAGGACCGGCTGACCCCGGCCGAGTTTCTGCCGCCGCCGGGCGACACGCGGGCGCCGCTCGCGACGGTCGAGGACTACCTGCCGATGGCGGAAGACAACGAGGAGGAGTATCTGCGCCGCCAGCTCGGGCTCTGGGGGTTCGCGGTCGGGGGTGCGGACCTCGCGCGCTTTCGATCCCTGCGCGACGGTAAGACCGCCAGGGACCAGCAGCATGTGGATGAGCTGGCCAGGCGGCTGCTGGGTGACCCGTTCGCGGCGGCGCTGGTGCGGCGCTGCGCGGGGCATGTGCCGCTGCTCGGCACGGTCGCCGCCGCGATGGCGCGGAACCTCTTCGACGACGAGGCGGCCGGCCATGTCGCGCAAACCGAGGCCGCGATCCGCAGCCTCGCGGCGCTCCTTTCGCGCATCCGCCAGGTCTGCGACCGCGCGTACGACTATCCGGACGTGCGCATCCAGTACTGGACCCGCGAGATGTCGCGCATGGTCGCCTCCATCCGGCCCGGCGCCGCGGAACTGGCCTTTGCGGACGACCTGACGGACATCCCCAACCTGTCGCGGGCCGGGGCCGGGGAGGCGGGCGGCGAGACCCTTTACCTGCCGCTGGCGAACTGCCGCACCTGCGGATGTTCGGGCTGGATCAGCGTCTATGCGGCCAAGGACAGGAAGCTGATCAGCGTGCTGGACGATATCTACCGCCACTTCTTCGCGAAGGGCTCGGAGGCGGTCCGCTTTGTGGTGCCACTGGCGGAGGGCGAGACGCCGGGACACCTCAACGGCGAGATCCGGCGCCTCTGCTGCGCCTGCCGGGCGCTGGCGGGCGAAGGGGAGGCGGCGTGTCCCGAGTGCGGTTCGAGCGCCTTGCTGCGGGTGGCCGTACAGCAACCGAAAATGGAGACCCACACGCGTCAGGCGGACGGACAACCGTACGCCTTCGGGCGGCGGATCTGTCCGGTGTGCGGGGCCGACGACGGCGGCATCATGCTGGTGGGCATGCGGACGGCCACGTTGTGCAGCCACATGATCGCCACATTGAACGGATCGGTGTACAACCGAGACAAGAAGATCATCGCCTTCAACGACAACGTGCAGGACGCCTCGCACCGCGCCTCTTACTTCGGCGGGCGCACCTGGTCATCCACCTTCCGCACCCAACTCGCCCACACGATCCACGAGAACGCGCTGCCGGACGTGCCGCTGCCGGACCTCCTGGCGCGATTCGGCGACGACCTGCACGCCCGTTATCCCGATCCGGGTGCGCGGCTGGCGACCTTCATCCCGCAGGACTGCAAGTGGTGGCACGGCTGGCACGAGCTGGAGGAGCGCGGCGCGGCGCCCTCGGCGCAGACGCTCCACTGGCTGGAGTTGCGGCTGCGCTGGGAAGTCTGCATGGAGTTCGGGTTCAAGTCGAACATCGGCCGGACGCTGGAGAAGACGGGCGTGGCGGCGGCCTATGTGAAGCTGCCCGAGCGCACGGATGCCCGCTGGGAGGCGGTGCTGACGCCCTTGCGAAACAACTTCGAGGCTTTGCGCCACCTGACGGCGCCGAGGTTGCGCGCGTGCGTGGCGGCCTTGGCTGACCTGATGCTGCGGCGCGGTGCGGTGCTGGATGCCGACGTTGTGCCATCCATCCTCCGGGTCGCCGATCTGGGCGTCGTGCGCTGGCAGACGCCGCTGAAGTGGGCGCTCCAGGGGATGTCGCGGGGCGGCATGCACCCCGTCTTCCCGGGCAGGGCAACGGCGGGCGGGACGCCGCGGCTGGCTTTGGCGCTGACGCCGGGCGGGGAGACGCATGCGCTGTTCGAGTCGCACACGGGGTGCGGCGAGACCGCGGCGCTGGAGGCGCTCCTGAACGGGCTCGCCGCGGCAGGCATCCTGGAGAAGGTGACGGCGGGGCCACAGGCCAAGGCGGCCATGGAGTATTGGGTGCTGCCGCAGGAGCGGGTCGTGATCAGCAGCAACCTGGCGGCGATGCGCTGCCCGGTCTGCGGGCGGCTGCGGCACGTGCCGCGGGCCTTGCTCGACGCGGCGGACGGGCGCGTGGCCTGCCGCGGACCCGGGTGCCGCGGCGTGTTGGCCCCGGCGGTGGTTCCGCCGCATCACTACCGGCAGCACTACATCGGCGGGGACGTGTTCCGGCTGGTCGCGGTGGAACACACGGGGCTGCTCAAGCGCGACGAGCGCACGGAGATCGAGAAGCGGTTCAAGAGCAAGGAGCCGGCGGCATGGCACCCCAATCTGCTCTCGGCGACGCCGACGCTGGAGATGGGTATCGACATTGGCGACCTCTCCACCGTGCTCCTGTGCTCGGTGCCGCCCACCCAGTCCTCCTATGTGCAGCGGATCGGGCGGTCGGGCCGCAAGACGGGCAGCGCCGTCAATGTGACGGTGGCGAACGCGCGTCCGCACGACCTCTACTTCTTCCAGACGCCCGGGGAGATGATGGCGGGAGGGGTTCGGGCGCCCGGCGTGTACCTGGATGCGGTCTCCGTCCTGCAGCGCCAGTACCTCGGATTCGCGCTCGGAGCGTGGATCGCGCAGGAGAAGCAGGCGGCCTTTCCCCGCGATATCGGCGCCATGCTCAAGGCGCTGGGCGCCCAAACGGCGGTCTTCCCCACCACGTTCCTGGCATGGTACGCCACGCGGCGCGGCGGTCTGGCCGTACGGTTCGTCGCCGCGCTGGGCGCCCACGCCTCCCCCGTGACGGCGGACGCGCTCCGGGCGTATGCGGGCGGAGCGGAGGCGGGCGGTCTGGACAACGCCCTGCGCAACGAGGTTGCGGCGCTGCGCGTGGTGCTGAAGGGCTATGAGGACAAGGCCCAGGGGATCACGGCGCAGTTGAAGGCGGTCAAGGCCGACGTAGGCCTCACCGAGGAGGCGCGGCAGGAGCAGTGCGAGGCGCTGGAGAAGGAGCGCGGCGCGTTCCGGACGCTGCTGCGGAAACTGCGGGGCGAGAGCGTCTGGGGCTGGCTGTGCGACATGGCCGCGCTGCTGCCGAACTACGCCTTCCCCGAAGAAGGGGTCGGCCTGCAGACGATCCTTTACCGCGAGACCGCGGGAACGGGAGGTGGAAGATCGGCCGCCAAAGTCGAGTACGAGATCAAGCGGCCTGCCTCCACCGCCCTGCGCGAACTGGCGCCCGGCATGGAGTTCTATGCCTACGGCCACCACGTCCCCATCGGTGCGGTGGACCTTGCGCAGACCGATGCCCCCCTGCCTTGGCGGTTCTGTCCGGCCTGCGACGCCATGGTGCCCGATGGTCCCAGCCTGCCGCCGCTGTGCCCGCAATGCCAGGCTGACTGGAGCGATGTCGGTCAGGTCCGCATTTTGCTGAGGCCCAAACAGTTCATTACGGTGGACAGCGAGCGCAACGCGCTAACCGACGACGCCAGCGACCAGCGCCAGCCCAAGTGGTTCGACTGCAAAGTCTTCTTCGAGCGCCGCAGCGTCGTGACCGCCTCGTTTCACAGCCCGGCCGAAGCGGAGATCCCCTTCGGTTACGAATATATTGAACATCTGATGATGCGGGAGGTCAATTTTGGCGAGTCAACGCCGAATGGAGATCCCGCGGTCAACGTCAATGGGGAAGCGGTCCGGGGTAGGGGGTTTGACATCTGCCCCTCGTGCGGCCGCACGAAACTGAACGACGACACAACCCACGCCCCCTGGTGCCTGGCGGCGAAAAAAGACGAGGGTCCCGCTCCGTTCGTCAATCACCAGCTCTACCGGGAATACAACACCGAGGCGCTGCGCCTGTTCATCCCCGTGCTGCTGACCGGCGACCAGCAGGTGGAATCCCTGATGGCCGCCATCAAACTGGGACTGGAGCGCCAGTTCCACGGCAAGGTTGACCACCTTCAGATCACGATTCAGACGCTGCCCATTCCGGGGAGCACGCTGCGCCAGCATTTCCTGGTGCTGTACGACAGCGTGCCGGGAGGAACCGGGTACCTGCGCCAGTTTGTGCAAGGCGACGGGCGCCTGCTCTTCGACGTGCTTGACCAGGCGCGCGCGGTGCTCCAGACATGCGCCTGCGGCAACGACGCGGAGAAGGACGGCTGCTATCGCTGCCTCTACCGTTACCAGAACCAGTCCCGGCGTCACAAGATCTCGCGGCGGAGCGCCCTGGCGATCCTGGACCAGTTGACCCGGCTGCGGGGCGGGATGGTCTTCGAGCAACGCGAACTGTCGGTGACCGACTACTTGGCGGGCCTTCTGGAGAGCGAACTCGAACGGGCGTTCGTGCAGCAGCTCGATGCGCGCGTCCGGGAGATGCGGGGGACGTGCGAGCCGACGGTGGTGCCGGGATTGACGAAGGGGCTGATGCTGCGCATACCCAAGGCGGGGGCGGCGGGGGACCGCGTGTGGGCCTGCGTGTTCCAGGAAGAGCTGGGCCGGGAGAAGGGGGTATTGCGCGCCTGCCGGCCCGACGCCGTCCTCTATCCGCAGGACACCGAGGCGATGGCGGCCCGGCCGGTCGCCGTTTTCCTGGACGGCTGGGAATACCACAAGGAGATTGTCGCGGAGGATCTGCGCAAGCGGATCGCGCTGATGGATGCCGGGTACCGCGTCTGGTCGCTCGCCTGGTCGGACGTGGATCCGGCCTCCACTGTGGAGACGCCCGGGTGGATGCGGAGCCTCGCGGCGCCGGGCGGGGCCGATGGCGAAACGCGCCGCAAGCTGTTTGCCCACTATAAGAGCCTGACGCCGCTGCGCAACCCGGACAAGCCGCAGGAGGAGCCGCACCACTTCTGGGACGAGTGGCTGACGATGGATCGCGGGCTGGAGCGGCTTCTGACGTACCTGCGGGTGGCGGATGATGCGCTCTTCGTGGCGCACGCGCAGTGCGAGGCCTGCTGCCTGGGCAAGTACGTCGCGTCGGCGAGCAGCGAGCGGCCGGAGCTGCCCGGTGGCCAGGAGACGTTTCTGGCGGCCGTGCCGGCGGGGGCGCCGCTGGCACGGCTCACGGCCGGGCGGAACGCGGTGGCTGTCTATGTCTGGCCCGACGCGAGTGAGGCGTCGCGGGTGGCGATGCGCGTCTGCTGCCGCTTTGACGACACGCCGCCGAATGACGCGCAGAGCGATTGGAAGGCGTTTTTCGCCCTTGTGACCGTGTTCCAGTTCCTGCCGTCTGCCGTCGGGTTATTCTTCAGCACGGCCATGCGGGAAGACACCTTCTGGGCCGAGCGCGCCCGCGCCAAGCTGCTGGACGGGCAGGGGGCCTGGGAATTGCTGTTGTCCAACTTCCCGGAGGATGACGACCCGTGCCGGGCGCTGGTCGCCGCGCTGCAGGCTGCAGGCGTCGGCGAGGTGCCGGCCGCGTTCGAGGACATCGTCCGCGAGAGCGACGGGGAGGTTATCGGGTTCGGCCAGTTGGTCTGGATGCGCAGCAAGGCCGCGTGGCTCGATGCGGCGACGTCAGGCGCGCAGGCGATGCGGGCGGAAGGCTGGCTGGTGGGGGTGGCGGGAGAAGATGGACAGGGTGAGTTCGCGCAGCGGGTGTTGGAGCGGAACAAGGTTTCAGGAGAGAGGTGATCCATGGGCGCTTTTGCCATCGACAAGAAGTTCTTCGACAGCGTCAACAAGCTGGGCCGCGAGGCGGGGAGGCTGATCGACTCCTTCATCGTGAAGTTCATGCGCGAGGGCGTGAATGGAGGGATGGAGTTCGAGAAGGTCAACGGCAGCTACAAGCGGCTGCTGCGCACCGTGCGCGTGAACGACAAATACCGGGTGGTGCTGGTGCTCGACGACAAAGGCAACGCGGTGTTGCTGCACGCCGGCGAACACGAGGACGCCTACCGCTGGGCGACGCGCCGCGGGTGCGAGGTCAACGCGCGCACGGGCGAGCTGCAGGTATTCACTGTAGAGCTGAAGGAGGCCGCGCCCAAGGTGTCGGCCGGGCGGCGGGCGGCCGCCGCGGCGCGCCTGTTCGAGACCAGGCCGACCGACCAGGAACTGCTGGATCTCGGCGTGCCGGAGGGGCTGCTCGGGCAAGTCCGGCAGATTGTTGACGAGGACGACCTGCTGGGACGTGAAGAGAGCTTCCCCCAGGGGGTGTTCGACATCCTGCTGCAGGTCGCGGACGGCAAGCCGGTCGGCGAGCTTCTGGCGGTGCTTCGTGCGGAGCAGGCGGAGAAAAAGCCGGCGGGCGACAACGTGGCCGACGCCATCGAGTCCAATCTGGCCTCGCAGGGCCAGTTCGTCTTCGTCTCCACCGAAGAGGAACTCAATGCCGTGCGCAACGCGACGCTGGCCAAGTGGCGGGTTTACCTGCACGCCTCGCAGCGCAAGATCGTCCAAAAACGGGCCAACGGCCCCATCAAGGTGCTCGGCGGCGCGGGAACCGGCAAGACGGTGGTGGCGATGCATCGGGCGAAGCACCTGCTCGAAAACGTGTTTACCGGCGGCGGGCGGCTGCTTTTCACGACCTTCACGAAGAATCTCTGCGCCGACATCCGCAAACTGCTGGCCACCATCTGCTCCGAGGCTACGATGGCGCGGATCGACGTGGTGAACCTCGACCAGTGGGCGCTCGGCTACCTGCGGAAGCAAGGCATCGCGGTCAACCCCATCCTGGCGGGCGACAAGCGGCGCGAGCTGATGGTCAAGGCCCTGGGCCGGTCGGCGTATGACGGGCCGCAGGACGTGTCGTTCTTCCTGCACGAATGGGAGCAGATCGTGCTGGCCTATCAACTCGCCTCAGAGGGGGAGTATCTTCGGGTGCCGCGTATCGGCCAGGGGACGCGGGTGCCGGGAAAAGACCGCAAAGCCATCTGGAGCGTCTTCGAGCAGTACCGCGCCATTCTGCGAACGAATAACATGATGGAGCCCGACGAGATCATGGACTGTGCCGCGCAACTGATCGCGAAGGAGGGCGGTGCGAGGAGCTACGCGGCGGTGATCGTGGATGAGACCCAGGATTTCAGCATGCCGGCGCTGCGGCTGGTGTGCGCGCTGTCGGGGAACCGCTACGACGCCAGCCTCCCGAACTCGCTGATGCTGGTGGGCGACGCCCATCAGCGCATCTACGGGCGGCGGGCCGTCTTGAACAAGTGCGGGATCAATGTGCGCGGCCGTTCGGCGAAGCTTTACCTCAACTACCGCTCGACGGAGCATATCCGGCGACTGGCGGTGGCTCTGCTGGAAGGGGTGTCGGTGGACGATCTCGACGGTGAGAGCGATAACAACAAGGGGTATCATTCGCTCGTGGTCGGGACCAAACCGGAGATGGTGCGTTTCGACGGCTTTGAACAGGAAATGGACGCGGTCGCCAAGAAGCTCAAGGAGTGGGCGACCGAAGACAAGCGCCCCCTTTGCGACTATGCGATCCTCTGCCGAACCAAGGAAGAGGTGTTCGCAGTCGGCAAGGCGCTCAAACGGCGCGAGATCGAGAGTCTGGAGATCAAGACCGAAGAGGACGACGGTATCCAGAAGGACGCGGTGAGCATTGCGACGATGCACCGCGCCAAGGGACTGGAGTTCGTCGGCGTCATTCTGCCCCGGCTGAACAGAGGCGTCTGGCCGCTCAAACCGGCCGGCTTCGAGGGCCTGGATCAGGTCTCGCAGCGGGCGCACCTCGCCGGCGAGCTCTCCCTGCTCTACGTCGCCCTCACCCGCGCCATGAAGCACGTGTGGCTATCGGGCGTAGGCGAGGTGCCGGATGAACTCACATCATGCCTATGAAGCTCACACCATCTTGGATGGGCACAGGGTCCCTCATCCCAGCGCAGGAGTCAACAGACAATATCTGTTCCAGCCGCTTTGAGTTCCAAAGGGGCAGCCATGAAACTCTAATCAAACGTGGAGGTTTGTCTTATGACCGCAAATGCGCAACGTAGGTTCATCCTTGACGAGTTCTTCACCCTGACCCTTGCCGGCACGGTGCAGCGGTCGGGGCTGTACAAGGAAGGAACCACGGAGAAGGATCGTAAGCCGTTCCAGGATTCGCTGCGGAAGCTGCTGGAGGAGATGGCCGGTGAATATGAACACAGCGTGGCGGAAGAGGTGCATGTCGCCAACGTCAAGCGGCTCGCCGATGAACTGTCAGCCAAACATGAGGACGTTCTCGCCGACGGCGGCATGCGCATCGGCCATGCGCAGAAGGCGCTCAACCTCTATCTCAAGTACCGCTGGTGCCTGGGCGAGATTCCCGCGCCGCCGCACTGCCCGCTCGACTCTATCGTGCTCGGCCAGGTGCCCGGGTGCGAGACCGTGCGCTGGACGCGGATGAAGACGATAGACGAGTACCGTGACGCCATCGCAAAGGTCCGGCTCGCCGCCGGCGAACAGTCGCTCGCCCAGTGGGAGCTGGAGAACTACGGAAAGCGATAGGTCAAGAAACGAGAGTCCTAACGATGATGCACACGCAGACCGGAGGTGGATATGGCACTGCTCGCTGAAGAGGTCGTCCAGGAATGGATCAATCGGCAGGGTTTCTTCACGATTCGCGGCATCAAGATCGGGGTCCACGAGATCGACATTCTGGCATTCAAGCCAAGCCCGGATGGTAACCACGTTTGCAGGCAGATCGAGGTCCAGGTGTCCACCAACCCGATCGCCTACGTCAGCAAAGTGCCCAAATCGGTGCAGAAGAAGCGCGGCATCGGCCCGGACAACGCAAAGGAGCGGAAGACGGCGGAGCTGAAGCAAGGCATCCGGGAATGGATCCAGAAAAAGTTCGACCATCCGAAGAAGGTCGCCCTGCGTAAGCGTCTCTATCCCGGAGAGTGGTCGCGGGAGCTTGTCGTCAACGCCGTCAAGCATCCGGAAGAGCTCGACCTGTTCAGAAAGGCCGGGGTCAACATCATCCAGTTCACGGATGTTCTGCGCCAGGTGCAGAAGCGGTCTCATGTGATCGAGGCCGCGGCAGGGAATCACCTTTTGACGTTAATGTTGCTTGGGAAGGACCAGGCTGAATAAGACCCCACAAATGAACTTGTTCGCATCGCTTGAACATGGCATCATTGCCGTCAAATGGAATCGGGGCTGATCGGGCCAAACAACGCGGGTCGCCGGCGGGTGTGGGCGGGCTGGCGTTGATGCCGAGGGCGGTGGCGTGCCGGACATCCCGCCCGCTCTCTTGTGGCGCGGCGCCATGGCGCCAGCCTGACGGATACGGATGCGATATGGATGATGTGACGACAGCGACGCCTGATTCGGCCGCAGCCCCTTCCCCGGCCCTTTTCCATGCCCTGCAGCAGGCGCGCAATGAGTTACTGGACCTCTCCCTACGCAACCGCGCCCTCTCCCTCCGCCCGCAATCGAAATCGGCCAAACTCATCCACATCGTCACTGAGCATTCGGCCCAGGTGTACGAGCGCCTCGTTGAGAAGTCCCGTGCATTTGCCTTCCTTCCGGCCGACGACCAAGCCACTGACGCGCCTGCCGATCCCGGCGCCGTGGATGATGAGGCCGCCGCCGCGGCGCTTGAGAAGGTCCGGTCGGACAACTGGCTCCAGACCACGCTGACCGCTGACGCCCTGGCCAAGCGCCTGACGGCCATGGAGCGCGACGCACGTACGGCCGTCGAGGAGCAGGGATCCAACCTGCTGTTCCTCTCCCTGGGGCAATTGGTGTGGTACGAGGACAACAATTCCGATGTCGCCCTCCACGCGCCCCTGGTGTTTGTCCCCGTGCAGATCATCCGCGACCGTCGGGCGTCGGAGTCCCAGCGCTTCCGCCTGGCCGTGATCGAGGGCGAGGAGGTGTTTGGCAACGTCTCCCTGATCGCCCGCCTGAAACAGTCCTTCGACATCGACCTCCCCGCCCCTGACACGGAAGCGGATGACTTCGCGATCGCGGACTATTTGCAAGCGGTTGCCGGCCGGGTCGCGGGTCTGGCGCGGTGGCGGGTTTTGCCCGACGCTCTGGCGCTGGGCTTCTTCTCGTTCCAGAAATACCTGATGTACCTCGACCTGAGGCACGACCGATGGCCCGAGGAGAAGGCTCTTGGCAAGCACCCCATCTTCGCCGGACTCCTGATGGACGGCTTGCCCGTCACCGAGCCACCGTTCGCAGACGACGTTCCGATAGACGACCTGGTCCCTCCCGAGAAGCTCGACCACGTGGTGGACGCCGACTCCTCGCAGACCCTTGCGGTGGAGAAGGTGCGCCGCGGCATGAACCTGGTCATTCAAGGCCCCCCCGGCACCGGGAAGAGCCAGACCATCACCAATCTCATCGCCACGGCGGTCCTGGACGGCAAGCGTGTCTTGTTCGTGGCGGAAAAGATGGCGGCGTTAGACGTGGTGAAGCGCCGCCTTGAGCACGAGGGGCTGGACTCGATCTGCCTAGAGCTGCATGGCGCGGGCCAGAGCAGCGCCCGCATGTTGGCGTCGGTCATGAACGCCTGGGGACTGGGGCCGCCGGTCATGCCGGGGGAGGCCCAGGCGGTGCCCGATTTCACGCGCAAGCGCGACACCCTCAATGCGTTGCCGCAGGCGCTCCACGCCCCGCTCTCCCCCTCCGGCCTCACGCCGTTCCAGATCATCGGCCATCTGTGCCTGTTGCAGGACGAGGGGGTCGAAGTGCCTCTGGAGGGCGTCGAGGCGTGGTCGCCGGAGGATCGTGATGAGCGTTTGCAGGAGGCGGTCGCCTTCGAGGAAGCGCTCGATCTCGTTGGCCCGCCGGGGGAATCCCTCTGGCGGGGCGTCTCCGCGGACAATGTCCTCAGCATCGACCTGGAGCCGATGGCCCGGACAGTCATGGCGGCGCTGGCGGCTCTCGCGACGTTGCGGGAGAGCGCGGCGACGCTGGCGGCGTCCATTTCGCAGCGCACGGCCGACAGCATCGAGCACCTTGCCGACCAGATCGTCATCGGGCAGCACCTGGCGGCCGCTCCCGAGGCCATCGACCGTGCCGCGATCTCCGATCCGGCTTGGGAGAGCGGGCGCGTGGATCTTGCCGAGTGGGTTGGTTGCGGCCGGCGGCTCTCGGACGCGCTGGTCGTGGCTGCGGGCAAAGTCACGCCGGCCGCTTTTGACCGGGACTGGCAGGGGGAGCGCGCGTCGCTTGGCGCCTGTGCGGGGTCGCCCCTCAAATTCTTCAACGCCTCCTATCGCCATGCGCGCAGGGAGCTTGCAGGTGTTCTCGCGGGTTACAGGCCCAGGAACGATGCCGAGCGCCTCGCCCTGCTCGACACGCTGCTGACCGCACGAGCGGCGCGTGAGACCCTTGCCCGCCTGCAGGAGACGGCCAAGCGGGCTTTCGGAACCCTCTGGTGCGGCGAGCGGACCGACTGGGGTGCGGTGCGCGCCGTGCTGGAGTGGGCGGAGGCGTCGGTGCGCGCCGGGCTCGGGCACGATTTCAGGGCGCTGGTGGGGGTGGTCAAGGAGACCCGTGCGATCACGGGTGCGATTGATCGGGTTGCAGCCGCCCGTGACGCCTGGCAGTCTGCGGCCCGGAGCGTGGCCGAGCGCCTCGGGCTCGACTGGGTCGCAGCTTTTTCCCGTCCGCTTGAAGAGACCCCCTTCCCCGTCTTGGAAGAGCGGTTGCAGGGCTGGATCGGGCACCGGGAGACCTTGCCGGACTGGTCCCGCTTCTTGCGTTCGAGCAGGAGGCTGGCCGAACTGGGCATGAGCGCGCTCGCGGACGAAGCCGTGTCGGGAAGGCTCGATCCGGCGCTCGTCGAGACGTCGTTCCTGAAGTCGTTTTACACCGCGCTGATCCGCCAGGCACTGAGGACTCATCCGGTGATCGCCGACTTCAAGGAGGCGGTCCACAACCGCACCGTCGACGAGTTCCGCGGCACCGACAGGCAACGGCTCGATCTGGCCCGCCAACGTGTCCTGACCGCCCATCATGCCGGCCTGCCGAAATCGGGCGAGCGGATTGGTGACATCGGCTTCATCCGGGGGGAAGCGGAGCGGAAGCGCAACCGCAGGAGCATCCGCACGATTTTGAGGCGGGCCGGCGGCCTGGTGCAGAGCATCAAGCCCGTGTTCCTGATGAGCCCCCTCTCCGTCGCCCAGTACCTGGAGCCTGGCGCGGT harbors:
- a CDS encoding DEAD/DEAH box helicase, producing the protein MLPTLVDRQLTQGLKSHLESQFPLATPHFAGLWDAFFSSAEPVVKGPYLQLHLPFRKADPAARRRFAPVLADIGFTPYLHQQRAFDRLCGAAPRSTIIATGTGSGKTECFLLPVLEHCAAHKHDRGIRAIFIYPMNALATDQAERIAKAVHKHRGLDGLRVGLYIGEDSGEGWKSNKREKEMGAETVITDRAALREHPPQILLTNYKMLDYLLIRPEDAPLWQDNTQGELRYCVADELHTYDGAQAADLACLLRRLKDRMRLETGRLCCVGTSATLGGGDSAQEILDYAATVFGEAFDPDALIGEDRLTPAEFLPPPGDTRAPLATVEDYLPMAEDNEEEYLRRQLGLWGFAVGGADLARFRSLRDGKTARDQQHVDELARRLLGDPFAAALVRRCAGHVPLLGTVAAAMARNLFDDEAAGHVAQTEAAIRSLAALLSRIRQVCDRAYDYPDVRIQYWTREMSRMVASIRPGAAELAFADDLTDIPNLSRAGAGEAGGETLYLPLANCRTCGCSGWISVYAAKDRKLISVLDDIYRHFFAKGSEAVRFVVPLAEGETPGHLNGEIRRLCCACRALAGEGEAACPECGSSALLRVAVQQPKMETHTRQADGQPYAFGRRICPVCGADDGGIMLVGMRTATLCSHMIATLNGSVYNRDKKIIAFNDNVQDASHRASYFGGRTWSSTFRTQLAHTIHENALPDVPLPDLLARFGDDLHARYPDPGARLATFIPQDCKWWHGWHELEERGAAPSAQTLHWLELRLRWEVCMEFGFKSNIGRTLEKTGVAAAYVKLPERTDARWEAVLTPLRNNFEALRHLTAPRLRACVAALADLMLRRGAVLDADVVPSILRVADLGVVRWQTPLKWALQGMSRGGMHPVFPGRATAGGTPRLALALTPGGETHALFESHTGCGETAALEALLNGLAAAGILEKVTAGPQAKAAMEYWVLPQERVVISSNLAAMRCPVCGRLRHVPRALLDAADGRVACRGPGCRGVLAPAVVPPHHYRQHYIGGDVFRLVAVEHTGLLKRDERTEIEKRFKSKEPAAWHPNLLSATPTLEMGIDIGDLSTVLLCSVPPTQSSYVQRIGRSGRKTGSAVNVTVANARPHDLYFFQTPGEMMAGGVRAPGVYLDAVSVLQRQYLGFALGAWIAQEKQAAFPRDIGAMLKALGAQTAVFPTTFLAWYATRRGGLAVRFVAALGAHASPVTADALRAYAGGAEAGGLDNALRNEVAALRVVLKGYEDKAQGITAQLKAVKADVGLTEEARQEQCEALEKERGAFRTLLRKLRGESVWGWLCDMAALLPNYAFPEEGVGLQTILYRETAGTGGGRSAAKVEYEIKRPASTALRELAPGMEFYAYGHHVPIGAVDLAQTDAPLPWRFCPACDAMVPDGPSLPPLCPQCQADWSDVGQVRILLRPKQFITVDSERNALTDDASDQRQPKWFDCKVFFERRSVVTASFHSPAEAEIPFGYEYIEHLMMREVNFGESTPNGDPAVNVNGEAVRGRGFDICPSCGRTKLNDDTTHAPWCLAAKKDEGPAPFVNHQLYREYNTEALRLFIPVLLTGDQQVESLMAAIKLGLERQFHGKVDHLQITIQTLPIPGSTLRQHFLVLYDSVPGGTGYLRQFVQGDGRLLFDVLDQARAVLQTCACGNDAEKDGCYRCLYRYQNQSRRHKISRRSALAILDQLTRLRGGMVFEQRELSVTDYLAGLLESELERAFVQQLDARVREMRGTCEPTVVPGLTKGLMLRIPKAGAAGDRVWACVFQEELGREKGVLRACRPDAVLYPQDTEAMAARPVAVFLDGWEYHKEIVAEDLRKRIALMDAGYRVWSLAWSDVDPASTVETPGWMRSLAAPGGADGETRRKLFAHYKSLTPLRNPDKPQEEPHHFWDEWLTMDRGLERLLTYLRVADDALFVAHAQCEACCLGKYVASASSERPELPGGQETFLAAVPAGAPLARLTAGRNAVAVYVWPDASEASRVAMRVCCRFDDTPPNDAQSDWKAFFALVTVFQFLPSAVGLFFSTAMREDTFWAERARAKLLDGQGAWELLLSNFPEDDDPCRALVAALQAAGVGEVPAAFEDIVRESDGEVIGFGQLVWMRSKAAWLDAATSGAQAMRAEGWLVGVAGEDGQGEFAQRVLERNKVSGER
- a CDS encoding DNA helicase; amino-acid sequence: MGAFAIDKKFFDSVNKLGREAGRLIDSFIVKFMREGVNGGMEFEKVNGSYKRLLRTVRVNDKYRVVLVLDDKGNAVLLHAGEHEDAYRWATRRGCEVNARTGELQVFTVELKEAAPKVSAGRRAAAAARLFETRPTDQELLDLGVPEGLLGQVRQIVDEDDLLGREESFPQGVFDILLQVADGKPVGELLAVLRAEQAEKKPAGDNVADAIESNLASQGQFVFVSTEEELNAVRNATLAKWRVYLHASQRKIVQKRANGPIKVLGGAGTGKTVVAMHRAKHLLENVFTGGGRLLFTTFTKNLCADIRKLLATICSEATMARIDVVNLDQWALGYLRKQGIAVNPILAGDKRRELMVKALGRSAYDGPQDVSFFLHEWEQIVLAYQLASEGEYLRVPRIGQGTRVPGKDRKAIWSVFEQYRAILRTNNMMEPDEIMDCAAQLIAKEGGARSYAAVIVDETQDFSMPALRLVCALSGNRYDASLPNSLMLVGDAHQRIYGRRAVLNKCGINVRGRSAKLYLNYRSTEHIRRLAVALLEGVSVDDLDGESDNNKGYHSLVVGTKPEMVRFDGFEQEMDAVAKKLKEWATEDKRPLCDYAILCRTKEEVFAVGKALKRREIESLEIKTEEDDGIQKDAVSIATMHRAKGLEFVGVILPRLNRGVWPLKPAGFEGLDQVSQRAHLAGELSLLYVALTRAMKHVWLSGVGEVPDELTSCL